From the Spiroplasma chrysopicola DF-1 genome, one window contains:
- a CDS encoding holo-ACP synthase: MIKNVGIDIVKNNRIKPSPEFVKKLLSPVEYQYYSQINNLNRQIEYLAGRWAAKEAIFKAINSEKIVLNEISIILSNNKKIDVKGVQLEQNEQLNVSISHDQEYSVAVVILSENN; this comes from the coding sequence GTGATTAAAAATGTAGGAATTGATATTGTCAAAAATAATCGAATAAAACCAAGTCCTGAATTTGTTAAAAAGCTTTTATCACCAGTTGAGTATCAATATTATTCCCAAATTAATAACTTAAATCGTCAAATTGAGTATTTAGCTGGTCGCTGGGCTGCTAAAGAGGCAATTTTTAAAGCAATTAATAGTGAAAAGATTGTTTTAAACGAAATTAGTATAATCTTAAGTAATAATAAAAAAATAGATGTTAAGGGAGTTCAACTTGAACAAAATGAGCAGTTAAATGTTTCAATTAGTCATGACCAAGAATATAGTGTTGCTGTTGTAATTTTAAGTGAAAATAATTAA
- the rnhC gene encoding ribonuclease HIII, whose amino-acid sequence MENISFKNVDLNIINQIIAYYTKYEVPQRDQNKKNVFQKDGITITIYQTNTVLWQGPKAIKAAAYFFPINARNSPPQNQPIAYNTPNIIGNDEVGVGDLFGPLVVCATSFSSASVKALSALPIKDSKKLRDNVILTLAPQIKALVSYSIVIINNETYNALFNKYNNSHIIKAQGHNQALINLITKLNQRQTIYIDQFVNPKKYFEYLQDQKQVIKENVNFLTHGEEQILAIACSAILARATFLTEIKKLESKFNIALPLGASATTKQLGKKYKKIFPPEQYRQFIKDHFNVEPK is encoded by the coding sequence ATGGAAAATATTAGTTTCAAAAATGTCGATTTAAATATAATTAACCAAATTATTGCCTACTATACCAAATACGAAGTCCCTCAACGTGATCAAAATAAAAAAAATGTTTTTCAAAAAGACGGAATAACAATTACAATTTACCAAACAAACACTGTTTTGTGACAAGGCCCCAAGGCGATAAAAGCCGCAGCGTACTTTTTTCCGATAAATGCAAGAAATAGCCCCCCTCAAAATCAACCTATTGCTTATAATACACCAAATATTATTGGAAATGATGAGGTTGGTGTTGGAGATCTATTTGGGCCCCTAGTTGTTTGTGCAACTTCATTTAGTAGTGCAAGTGTAAAAGCATTAAGTGCCTTGCCAATTAAAGATAGTAAAAAATTACGCGATAATGTTATTCTAACATTAGCGCCACAAATTAAAGCACTTGTTAGTTATAGTATTGTTATTATTAACAACGAAACATATAATGCTTTATTCAATAAATATAATAATTCTCACATTATTAAAGCCCAAGGTCATAATCAGGCCTTAATAAACTTAATAACAAAATTAAATCAGCGCCAAACTATTTATATTGATCAGTTTGTTAATCCAAAAAAATACTTTGAATATTTGCAAGACCAAAAACAAGTTATTAAAGAAAACGTTAACTTTTTAACCCATGGTGAAGAACAAATTTTGGCAATTGCTTGCAGTGCAATTCTTGCACGGGCAACTTTTTTAACCGAGATTAAAAAATTGGAAAGTAAATTTAACATTGCGTTACCATTAGGAGCTAGTGCAACAACAAAACAATTAGGAAAAAAATACAAAAAAATTTTCCCCCCCGAGCAATATCGACAATTTATCAAAGATCACTTTAATGTAGAACCAAAATAA
- a CDS encoding deoxycytidylate deaminase → MATIQQQKRENYLSWDNFFLSVAHVCAMRSKDPNTQVGSCIVNNINQIIATGYNGLPRGLNDDEFPWSREGQYLETKYPYVAHAELNAILSAKTNLDNCRIYTTLFPCSGCAKLIIQAGIKEVIYDNDKYDKTEDNQAVKKMFALANINCRMISPVEVIVKY, encoded by the coding sequence ATGGCAACAATTCAGCAGCAAAAACGGGAAAATTATTTAAGTTGAGATAATTTTTTTCTTAGTGTCGCTCATGTTTGTGCAATGCGCAGTAAAGATCCAAATACCCAAGTTGGTAGTTGCATTGTTAATAATATTAATCAAATTATTGCAACAGGCTATAATGGCTTGCCCCGTGGTTTAAATGATGATGAATTCCCTTGAAGTCGTGAAGGACAATATTTAGAAACAAAGTATCCGTATGTTGCACATGCTGAATTAAATGCAATTCTAAGTGCTAAAACAAACTTAGATAATTGTCGAATTTATACGACTTTATTTCCTTGCTCAGGATGTGCTAAATTAATTATTCAAGCCGGTATTAAAGAAGTAATTTATGATAATGATAAATATGATAAAACCGAAGATAATCAGGCTGTTAAAAAAATGTTTGCCCTTGCAAACATTAATTGTCGAATGATATCGCCCGTTGAAGTTATTGTTAAATATTAG
- a CDS encoding rhomboid family intramembrane serine protease, producing the protein MANFDKDKLSLVEYFLKQEKYTVYKNKARSNNNVYLYKIDNKQFQIIRIIDNFEKDLNEFIIDDEVVVSLKGFLSKKQQRAKLNVLSVVLTEDRSQIIKKEDGDVILAVDKTNYAAKLQEFYPKANILTENIENSNVGALSPEELMDKINDPDSNITKHLKELSQKLSYNNLVITWIISFVLLVFPLFIMLFGANLLGISNQTPSSILQLLFGGINRDLLVWSNQWWRLWTFWIYDADIFTTIINVFLLFLIARFTEAILGRWRMVVILIFGIPLVGLFLSSTMPNFIFAGSSIILSLLWGGLFTYNYGKDNLAELVSNKRTIIVPIWLIVFPIFTGQFMALLIVLVAFFIGSAISFLFDVNLKQKNGWTMLIYPLIILFGAIITILVCFLIRPYVPPYSPETIYTLIKYWQLGLIDKGTIENMLRNYYQLPKEKWPEILSEQTNALYQLWQGVKF; encoded by the coding sequence ATGGCAAATTTTGATAAGGATAAGTTATCATTAGTAGAATATTTTTTAAAGCAGGAAAAATATACTGTTTATAAAAATAAAGCGCGCAGTAATAATAATGTTTATCTTTACAAAATCGATAATAAGCAGTTTCAAATTATTCGGATTATAGATAATTTTGAAAAAGATTTAAATGAATTTATTATTGATGATGAAGTTGTGGTAAGTTTGAAAGGTTTTTTATCAAAAAAACAACAACGGGCAAAATTAAACGTATTATCAGTTGTTTTAACCGAAGATCGTTCTCAGATTATTAAAAAAGAAGATGGGGATGTTATTTTAGCGGTTGATAAAACAAATTATGCAGCGAAACTACAAGAATTTTATCCCAAAGCAAATATTTTAACTGAGAATATTGAAAATTCAAATGTGGGGGCATTATCACCAGAGGAATTAATGGATAAAATTAATGACCCTGATAGTAATATTACCAAGCATTTAAAAGAACTAAGCCAAAAACTAAGTTACAATAATTTGGTTATTACCTGAATTATTTCTTTTGTTTTATTAGTTTTTCCACTATTTATTATGTTATTTGGCGCTAATTTACTAGGAATAAGTAATCAAACACCATCATCAATTCTCCAATTATTATTTGGAGGGATTAACCGTGATTTATTAGTTTGATCAAATCAATGATGGCGTTTATGAACTTTTTGAATTTATGATGCGGATATCTTTACAACAATTATTAATGTTTTTCTATTATTCTTAATTGCGCGTTTTACCGAAGCAATTTTAGGACGTTGACGAATGGTGGTTATTTTAATTTTTGGGATTCCGTTAGTCGGATTATTCTTATCATCAACAATGCCAAACTTTATTTTTGCCGGGTCATCAATTATTTTAAGTTTATTATGAGGGGGGCTATTTACTTATAACTATGGTAAAGATAATTTGGCAGAACTAGTTTCAAATAAAAGAACAATAATTGTTCCAATTTGATTAATTGTTTTTCCAATTTTTACTGGCCAATTTATGGCTTTATTAATAGTTTTAGTTGCCTTTTTTATTGGTAGTGCGATTTCATTTTTATTTGATGTTAATTTGAAACAAAAAAATGGTTGAACAATGTTAATTTATCCATTAATTATTTTATTTGGAGCAATTATTACGATTTTAGTTTGTTTCTTAATTCGTCCTTATGTTCCCCCATATAGCCCTGAAACAATATACACTTTAATTAAATATTGACAATTAGGGTTAATTGATAAAGGAACAATTGAAAATATGCTACGCAATTATTATCAGTTACCAAAAGAAAAATGACCAGAAATATTGTCAGAACAAACTAATGCATTATATCAGTTATGACAAGGAGTTAAATTCTAA
- a CDS encoding RluA family pseudouridine synthase, protein MKIISTSQMRLDKYLTEYFVTSAEPLSRTKIQTLIRTGFISVNNQQVSSNYQLQINDEIEVNTPEISANQELVGQVMDLKIMYQDDDLMIIDKPNGLVVHPAPGHYENTLVNGLLGLDVNWSTVSGELRPGIVHRIDRQTTGLLVVAKNDFTHQHLQKQIQNKTLHRRYRALVHGVISENRAKINAPIGRSSFDRKKMAVTGQNSKPAVTNILVIERFSDYTYIECELETGRTHQIRVHLQYINHPVYGDPTYGYLSDKKEPFGQYLHAYELELVHPRTGKIIKITSELPLEFSEKLASLREKE, encoded by the coding sequence ATGAAGATTATTAGTACTAGTCAAATGCGCCTTGATAAATATTTAACCGAATATTTTGTCACATCCGCTGAACCATTATCACGAACTAAAATTCAAACTTTAATTCGAACAGGTTTTATTAGCGTTAATAATCAACAAGTTAGTAGTAATTACCAATTACAAATCAATGATGAAATTGAAGTTAATACCCCAGAAATATCAGCTAACCAAGAATTGGTTGGCCAAGTAATGGATTTAAAAATTATGTATCAAGATGATGATTTAATGATAATTGATAAACCAAATGGTTTGGTTGTTCATCCTGCCCCAGGACATTATGAAAATACCTTGGTAAATGGCTTATTAGGATTAGATGTTAATTGGTCAACAGTTAGTGGGGAATTACGTCCGGGAATTGTTCATCGCATTGATCGTCAAACAACAGGGTTATTAGTAGTCGCAAAAAACGATTTTACTCATCAGCATTTGCAAAAACAAATTCAAAATAAAACCTTGCATCGTCGTTATCGCGCTTTAGTTCATGGTGTAATTAGTGAAAATAGGGCTAAAATTAATGCTCCAATTGGTCGCAGCTCCTTTGATCGTAAAAAAATGGCTGTGACGGGACAAAATTCAAAGCCAGCTGTGACAAATATACTTGTAATTGAACGCTTTAGCGATTATACTTATATAGAGTGTGAGTTAGAAACAGGAAGAACTCATCAAATTAGAGTTCATTTGCAATATATTAATCATCCTGTTTATGGAGATCCAACTTATGGTTATTTAAGTGATAAAAAAGAACCATTTGGGCAATATTTACATGCATATGAATTAGAGTTAGTTCATCCTCGCACTGGTAAAATAATTAAAATTACTAGTGAATTACCATTAGAGTTTAGCGAAAAACTGGCAAGTTTACGAGAGAAAGAGTAG
- the lspA gene encoding signal peptidase II translates to MPARSKQFFNDVKEHFKLREYLWKYKLIVCLPIFCGLLTLDIISKQLAFNLLPYNVQVPFLDGFINFQLIINKGIAFGANADNLAGTIVGAVLITVLALLLFLYANQKVIIVGLVMIVTGGFGNLVDRMWNNGGVVDFLAWVLFPPYSIFNLADMWVTFGVVVIVIGVIISIIKYYREYHKEGIAHPEREE, encoded by the coding sequence ATGCCAGCACGCTCAAAACAGTTTTTTAATGATGTTAAGGAACATTTTAAATTAAGAGAATATCTTTGAAAGTATAAACTCATTGTTTGTTTGCCAATTTTTTGTGGCTTATTAACTTTAGATATTATTTCAAAACAATTGGCTTTTAATTTATTACCCTATAATGTTCAAGTTCCGTTTTTAGATGGTTTTATTAATTTTCAGTTAATTATTAATAAGGGAATTGCCTTTGGGGCTAATGCTGATAATTTAGCCGGAACAATCGTTGGCGCTGTTTTAATTACTGTTTTAGCGTTACTATTATTTCTATATGCTAATCAAAAAGTTATTATAGTTGGTTTAGTAATGATTGTTACTGGTGGCTTTGGTAATTTGGTTGACCGAATGTGAAATAATGGTGGTGTTGTTGATTTTCTGGCCTGAGTGTTATTTCCTCCCTATAGTATATTTAATTTAGCTGATATGTGAGTAACATTTGGAGTTGTTGTCATTGTAATTGGAGTTATTATCAGTATTATCAAATATTATCGTGAATATCATAAAGAGGGAATTGCCCACCCAGAAAGAGAAGAATAA
- the ileS gene encoding isoleucine--tRNA ligase: protein MNYKDTLLTPNTAFEMKANLPTKEPLLQEKWRTLNVAQLSNTKNRDKRQFLLHDGPPYANGNLHVGHALNKILKDFIVRYHNLKGNYSPFICGWDTHGLPIETAVVNQGVDRKAISPVEFREICAQYAQGQITNQINQLNKLGLLTDFDDKYVTLTLDYELGQLELFKKMVVDGLIYRDLKPIYWSCSSESALAEAEIEYEELASPSIYVTFDVLTSKELPVGTKIVIWTTTPWTIPMNQLLAVGAEIEYVLVTVGEQSYLVAKNLLEFLTTTLGWESVTVVKTCWGNDLVDTITAHPLYQRETAVVLGHHVTTETGTGIVHIASGFGEDDYLIARQNNIKVYAPLNNEGKYTKAINDDQLVGLFYEDANKIIGERLAANNQLLKLKFIKHKHPVDWRTKKPVIYRATDQWFVAINKIKPALLSEISQVNWFPEWGEKRIANMIANRQDWCISRQRLWGVPIIVFYDENNAPQINAEIIDHVINLFKVNQTTNIWFSWSADELLPASYQNKNFKKEQDIMDVWFDSGSSNLTVIKNRGYNHPVELYLEGVDQFRGWFNSSLITSVIATGHAPYRNVVAHGFVNDEKGRKMSKSLGNIISPLEIAEQYGADVLRMWVASVDYQDDVKIGPDIIKQSAEAYRKIRNTLRFMLANLADFDINQDFSPNLSEVDNYVLHLTKEFQEKVIKGYESFNFNTVFTLINNFVITTLSKFYLDFIKDILYIEKVNAPRRRAVQTTLYQIYRVLIDVLKPIIPHTTEETHQFINYPDKAPSIHLEDNYDLNCEVSPEIIYRWNKVLKLRDDINKELEVCREQKIINKSLECQVTIALKPEYQELANIIDLHQIFIVSAVSFTDDHTNLNEYETSYLQVQPKNGSKCARCWMIVDKLAANNEICLRCFDILN from the coding sequence ATGAACTACAAAGATACCTTATTGACTCCAAATACTGCATTTGAAATGAAAGCTAACTTGCCAACAAAAGAACCATTATTGCAAGAAAAATGACGAACATTAAATGTTGCTCAATTAAGTAATACGAAAAACCGTGACAAACGACAGTTTTTATTGCATGATGGGCCTCCATATGCTAATGGTAATTTGCATGTTGGCCATGCTTTAAATAAAATTTTAAAAGATTTTATTGTCCGCTATCATAATTTAAAAGGAAACTACAGTCCTTTTATTTGCGGATGAGATACTCATGGGCTACCAATTGAAACAGCGGTTGTAAATCAAGGCGTTGATCGCAAAGCAATTTCGCCCGTTGAATTTCGCGAAATTTGTGCCCAATATGCACAGGGTCAAATTACCAATCAAATTAATCAGTTAAATAAACTAGGGTTATTAACTGATTTTGATGATAAATATGTCACATTAACGTTAGATTATGAATTGGGACAGCTAGAACTATTTAAAAAAATGGTTGTTGATGGTTTAATTTATCGTGATTTAAAACCGATTTATTGATCATGTTCAAGTGAGTCAGCTTTAGCAGAAGCAGAAATTGAATACGAAGAATTAGCATCACCTTCAATTTATGTTACTTTTGATGTTTTAACAAGTAAAGAATTGCCAGTAGGAACGAAAATAGTGATTTGAACAACAACGCCATGAACAATTCCGATGAATCAATTATTAGCTGTTGGGGCGGAAATTGAGTATGTTCTTGTGACAGTTGGTGAACAATCATATTTAGTTGCCAAAAATTTATTAGAATTTTTAACAACAACTTTAGGATGAGAAAGTGTAACAGTTGTTAAAACTTGCTGAGGAAATGATCTCGTGGACACAATAACAGCCCATCCATTATATCAACGCGAAACAGCTGTTGTTTTAGGCCATCATGTCACAACTGAAACCGGAACAGGAATTGTTCATATTGCCTCTGGGTTTGGTGAAGATGACTATTTAATTGCCCGCCAAAATAATATTAAAGTTTATGCACCATTAAATAACGAAGGAAAATATACAAAAGCCATTAATGATGACCAATTAGTTGGATTATTTTATGAAGATGCTAATAAGATAATTGGGGAACGCTTAGCAGCTAATAATCAATTATTAAAATTAAAGTTTATTAAGCATAAACATCCGGTTGATTGACGAACAAAGAAACCAGTAATTTATCGGGCAACAGATCAGTGATTTGTAGCGATTAATAAAATTAAACCAGCATTATTATCAGAAATTAGTCAGGTTAATTGGTTCCCAGAATGGGGTGAAAAACGGATTGCCAATATGATTGCTAACCGTCAAGATTGATGTATTTCGCGTCAACGTCTTTGAGGAGTACCAATTATTGTTTTTTATGATGAAAATAATGCCCCCCAAATTAATGCTGAAATTATTGACCATGTTATTAATCTTTTTAAAGTTAATCAAACAACAAATATTTGATTTTCATGATCAGCTGATGAATTATTACCAGCAAGTTATCAAAATAAAAACTTTAAAAAAGAGCAAGATATTATGGATGTTTGATTTGATAGTGGTTCAAGTAATTTAACTGTGATTAAAAACCGTGGTTATAATCATCCAGTTGAATTGTATTTAGAAGGAGTTGATCAGTTCCGAGGATGATTTAATTCATCTTTAATTACTTCGGTTATTGCAACGGGTCATGCACCTTATCGTAATGTTGTGGCCCATGGTTTTGTTAATGATGAAAAGGGCCGTAAGATGAGTAAGTCACTGGGTAATATTATTAGTCCTTTAGAAATTGCCGAACAATATGGGGCTGATGTTTTAAGAATGTGAGTAGCTTCAGTTGATTATCAAGATGATGTTAAAATTGGCCCTGATATTATTAAACAAAGTGCCGAAGCTTATCGAAAAATTCGTAATACTTTACGTTTTATGTTAGCAAATTTAGCGGACTTTGATATTAACCAAGATTTTAGTCCAAATTTAAGTGAAGTTGATAACTATGTCTTACATTTAACAAAAGAATTTCAAGAAAAGGTAATTAAAGGATATGAAAGTTTTAATTTTAATACTGTCTTTACGTTAATTAATAATTTTGTTATTACAACCTTATCAAAATTCTATTTAGATTTTATTAAAGATATTTTATATATTGAAAAAGTTAATGCGCCGCGCCGTCGTGCAGTACAAACAACTTTATACCAAATTTATCGTGTTTTAATTGATGTTTTAAAACCAATTATTCCCCATACCACAGAAGAAACCCATCAGTTTATTAATTATCCTGATAAAGCTCCATCAATTCATTTAGAAGATAATTATGATTTAAATTGTGAAGTTAGCCCTGAAATTATTTATCGCTGAAATAAAGTTTTAAAATTACGTGATGATATTAATAAAGAATTAGAAGTTTGTCGTGAACAAAAAATTATTAATAAGTCATTAGAATGCCAAGTAACAATTGCCTTGAAACCAGAATATCAAGAATTAGCGAATATTATTGATTTACACCAAATTTTTATTGTTAGTGCAGTTAGCTTTACTGATGATCACACTAATTTAAATGAATATGAAACAAGTTATTTACAAGTTCAACCAAAAAACGGGTCAAAATGTGCTCGTTGTTGAATGATTGTTGATAAATTAGCTGCAAATAATGAAATTTGTTTGCGTTGTTTTGATATCTTAAATTAA
- a CDS encoding cell division protein SepF encodes MGIFSKKKSNNLDFSQQKIDFSEQTSSVDHQQEEQTNPNLTSTPLQKVSFTEPGLNIEQTPVVTKDGENDQIKTTGYTAKDFNDAPKIADLLLKHGQIIVHLEHLPKEERIRLLDFISGVMYSFAGTARRLENQTYEFVLGD; translated from the coding sequence ATGGGAATTTTTTCAAAAAAGAAAAGTAATAACTTAGATTTTTCCCAACAAAAAATAGATTTTTCAGAACAAACATCATCTGTTGATCACCAACAAGAAGAGCAAACAAATCCTAATCTTACTTCAACCCCACTCCAAAAAGTTAGTTTTACTGAACCAGGGTTGAATATTGAACAAACTCCAGTAGTAACAAAAGACGGCGAAAATGATCAAATCAAAACAACCGGATATACGGCGAAGGACTTTAATGATGCTCCTAAAATTGCGGATTTATTGCTAAAACATGGCCAAATTATTGTTCATTTAGAGCATTTACCAAAAGAAGAACGGATTCGCTTACTTGATTTTATTAGTGGGGTAATGTATAGTTTTGCTGGAACAGCTCGACGTTTAGAAAATCAGACATATGAATTTGTCTTAGGAGATTAG